Proteins from a single region of Punica granatum isolate Tunisia-2019 chromosome 8, ASM765513v2, whole genome shotgun sequence:
- the LOC116189326 gene encoding sericin 1-like: MSQLQVQLQNFKTRVGVKREVEENDRLLHLHKDIGGFNEWIVLTYNLQVLCDIGDENIKLHKEISQLMGDFVKLILIRCNVLKLEQCMTFPTGSKASTKDQGTWWAWLFLLFSPTLQWPGTCLASFANAAPDKKDAESSSELTETSNKMIQLQVQLQNFKSRIGVRPEVEENGRLLHLHKDIGGFNEWIALTYNLQVLQVYISENIKLRKEIFNLLGTFVKVILIQCNILKPEMCITFPTGSESTSESQGAWWAWVFSVFSPKLHLPGTSFTNLPGIACFPKPSEPTGVAGSLNSQAAWWAWLLSMNQSGLPVNSIPGSNIGIGDSGASLNNQAAWWAWLLSMNQNRPPLDSGTNPVPIADDSATGSGDSGASSNSQAALWTWLLSMNQNCPPVGLPDQVSSHPSGNTTTSGDFRASMNNQAAWWALLLSMNQNRPPVGSATSPCSIPSDNAKGSGDSGTSSNNQAAWWAWLMSMNQNRPPVGSGTDQVSIPSGNAVTAGDFGASTNNPATWWAWWLSMNQNHPPTGPVTVSTPIDNSTGSEISGISSSNSQAAWWAWLLSMNQNPPSVGSGTSPVSIPSGNATTASGDSGVTSSNDQAAWWAWLLSMNENRPPVGSMTGQVPISDGNVPGSGDFEASTANQATWWAWLMSMNQGRPSAGSGTSPVPGGNAIDFEVSGKPLDSQAAWWAWLQSMNQNRPPVDSGTSPVSVPGGSATEPGDSGPTSNNQAAWWAWLMSMNQNRPPVSTGTSPPGIPSDNVTGSGDSGISSSNQAAWWAWLLSMSQNRPPVGSSTYPVSVPSGHVTGIGDSGTMSNNQAAWWAWLQSMYQNRPPVGSGTFPPSTPGDNIAGFGDSGISANNQAAWWAWLLSMGQNRPPVGSGNYPVSIPSGHVTGSGDSKTTSNNQAALLAWLLSMNQNRPAIDSAKSPISFPGGNVTGTGDSGTSSHDALSVWLLSMNQNRPPVGSGTCPVCGSVMGMGVSGTFANNHSNWLARFLSMNQNRPPIGLGACSLPTSDCPNQVGFGTCPPPISAFPNQACIAK, from the exons ATGAGCCAGCTACAAGTACAACTCCAAAACTTTAAGACCAGGGTCGGGGTGAAACGTGAAGTGGAAGAGAATGACCGGCTCTTGCATCTTCATAAAGATATTGGCGGCTTTAACGAGTGGATTGTGCTCACCTACAATCTGCAAGTCCTGTGTGACATCGGGGACGAGAACATCAAACTGCACAAGGAAATATCCCAACTCATGGGAGATTTCGTGAAGCTTATATTGATCCGATGCAATGTGCTAAAGCTGGAACAATGTATGACATTCCCGACGGGCTCCAAAGCTTCCACGAAAGATCAAGGCACCTGGTGGGCGTGGCTGTTCCTATTGTTCTCCCCTACACTTCAGTGGCCAGGAACATGCTTAGCATCCTTCGCAAACGCTGCTCCGGACAAGAAAGATGCCGAGTCATCCTCCG AGTTGACCGAAACCAGCAATAAGATGATCCAGCTACAAGTACAACTCCAAAACTTCAAGAGCAGGATAGGGGTGAGACCTGAAGTAGAAGAGAATGGCCGATTGTTGCATCTTCATAAAGATATTGGCGGCTTTAACGAGTGGATTGCCCTCACTTACAATCTACAGGTCCTGCAAGTCTACATCAGCGAGAACATCAAACTGCGCAAGGAAATATTCAATCTCCTGGGAACTTTCGTGAAGGTGATATTGATCCAATGCAACATTCTAAAGCCGGAGATGTGCATAACATTCCCAACTGGCTCCGAGAGTACCTCAGAAAGTCAAGGAGCCTGGTGGGCATGGGTGTTCTCTGTATTTTCCCCTAAACTTCACTTGCCTGGGACATCCTTTACTAATCTTCCTGGGATAGCATGCTTCCCAAAACCTTCTGAACCCACGGGAGTTGCCGGCTCCTTGAATAGTCAAGCCGCATGGTGGGCATGGTTGTTATCAATGAACCAGAGTGGTCTTCCAGTCAATTCTATTCCTGGCAGCAATATTGGGATCGGAGATTCTGGGGCATCCTTGAATAATCAAGCCGCGTGGTGGGCATGGTTGTTGTCCATGAACCAGAATCGTCCTCCACTTGACTCTGGAACAAATCCAGTCCCTATTGCTGATGACAGTGCAACAGGATCGGGTGATTCTGGGGCATCCTCGAATAGTCAAGCCGCTTTATGGACATGGTTGCTGTCAATGAACCAGAATTGTCCCCCAGTGGGCTTGCCAGATCAAGTTTCATCACATCCTAGCGGCAACACGACAACTTCAGGAGATTTCAGGGCATCCATGAACAATCAAGCAGCATGGTGGGCCTTGTTGCTGTCCATGAACCAAAATCGTCCCCCAGTTGGCTCTGCCACAAGCCCATGTTCTATTCCTAGCGACAATGCAAAAGGATCCGGCGATTCTGGGACATCCTCGAACAATCAAGCTGCTTGGTGGGCATGGTTGATGTCAATGAACCAGAATCGTCCTCCAGTCGGCTCTGGCACAGACCAAGTTTCTATTCCTAGCGGCAATGCAGTGACAGCGGGAGATTTTGGGGCATCCACAAATAATCCAGCCACCTGGTGGGCATGGTGGCTGTCCATGAACCAAAATCACCCCCCAACCGGCCCTGTCACAGTTTCCACTCCCATCGACAATTCTACAGGATCCGAAATTTCTGGAATATCATCCTCGAACAGCCAAGCCGCTTGGTGGGCATGGTTGCTCTCCATGAACCAGAATCCTCCCTCAGTCGGCTCGGGCACAAGCCCAGTTTCTATTCCCAGCGGCAATGCAACAACGGCATCCGGAGATTCGGGGGTGACATCCTCAAATGACCAAGCTGCTTGGTGGGCATGGTTGCTGTCAATGAACGAAAATCGTCCACCAGTGGGCTCTATGACAGGCCAAGTTCCAATTTCCGACGGCAACGTGCCAGGTTCTGGAGATTTCGAGGCATCCACAGCCAATCAAGCCACGTGGTGGGCATGGTTGATGTCCATGAACCAAGGTCGTCCTTCAGCCGGCTCTGGCACAAGCCCAGTTCCCGGTGGTAATGCGATAGATTTCGAAGTTTCTGGGAAACCGTTGGACAGTCAAGCAGCTTGGTGGGCATGGTTGCAGTCCATGAACCAAAATCGTCCTCCAGTGGACTCTGGCACAAGCCCAGTTTCTGTTCCTGGTGGCAGTGCAACAGAACCGGGAGATTCTGGGCCAACCTCGAATAATCAAGCTGCTTGGTGGGCATGGTTGATGTCAATGAACCAGAATCGTCCTCCAGTCAGCACTGGAACATCCCCTCCTGGTATTCCTAGCGACAATGTTACAGGTTCTGGAGATTCCGGGATATCCTCGAGTAATCAAGCTGCATGGTGGGCTTGGTTGTTGTCCATGAGTCAGAATCGTCCCCCAGTTGGCTCTAGCACATACCCAGTTTCTGTTCCCAGTGGTCATGTGACAGGAATCGGAGATTCTGGGACAATGTCGAATAATCAAGCTGCTTGGTGGGCATGGTTGCAATCAATGTACCAGAATCGTCCTCCAGTTGGCTCGGGAACATTCCCTCCATCTACTCCCGGCGACAATATTGCAGGATTTGGAGATTCCGGGATATCCGCGAACAATCAAGCTGCGTGGTGGGCCTGGTTGTTGTCCATGGGTCAGAATCGTCCCCCGGTTGGCTCTGGCAATTACCCGGTTTCTATTCCCAGTGGTCATGTGACAGGATCTGGAGATTCCAAGACAACCTCAAACAACCAAGCCGCATTGTTGGCATGGTTGTTGTCCATGAACCAGAATCGTCCTGCAATCGACTCTGCTAAAAGCCCAATTTCTTTTCCTGGCGGCAATGTTACTGGAACAGGAGATTCGGGGACATCGTCGCATGATGCCTTGTCGGTGTGGTTATTGTCAATGAACCAGAACCGCCCTCCAGTTGGCTCTGGCACATGCCCAGTTTGTGGCAGTGTGATGGGAATGGGAGTTTCTGGGACATTCGCGAATAATCACTCTAATTGGTTGGCGCGGTTTTTGTCAATGAACCAGAATCGTCCTCCAATTGGGCTCGGCGCATGTTCTCTGCCTACTAGTGATTGCCCCAATCAAGTAGGCTTCGGCACGTGTCCTCCACCCATTAGTGCTTTCCCTAATCAAGCCTGCATCGCCAAGTGA
- the LOC116215950 gene encoding uncharacterized protein LOC116215950: MSHLQVQLQNLKSRIGVKPEVEENGRLLHLHKEIGGFNEWIVLTYNLQVLREVINENIKLRKEIFDLMGNLVRLVLIRCNVLKPEQCMTFPESSGDSKNGTWWAWLFAMLSPKLIQWPGPSLPSFPNIPGAPSFPIVPGAPSFPNPPQVPGFPGGASSGANQAAFLAWMGPMMANLQQQGICPPGGFAQLLATLTQAGGGSSGTGFPNPDQPGSFPFACTYPPFNFNKAA, translated from the coding sequence ATGAGCCACCTACAAGTGCAACTCCAGAACTTGAAGAGCCGGATCGGGGTGAAACCCGAAGTGGAAGAGAATGGCCGACTCTTGCATCTTCATAAAGAGATTGGTGGCTTTAACGAGTGGATTGTGCTCACTTACAATCTACAAGTCCTACGTGAGGTCATCAATGAGAACATCAAACTGCGCAAGGAAATATTCGATCTCATGGGGAATCTCGTGAGGCTAGTATTGATCCGATGCAATGTGCTAAAGCCGGAGCAGTGCATGACATTCCCTGAGAGCTCTGGTGATAGCAAGAATGGCACTTGGTGGGCATGGCTTTTCGCAATGTTATCCCCTAAACTAATTCAGTGGCCCGGGCCAAGCTTACCATCCTTCCCCAATATTCCTGGGGCACCCTCCTTCCCAATTGTTCCTGGGGCACCATCCTTCCCAAACCCTCCTCAAGTCCCGGGGTTTCCTGGCGGGGCATCATCTGGCGCTAATCAAGCTGCCTTCTTGGCATGGATGGGGCCTATGATGGCTAATCTTCAGCAGCAGGGGATATGCCCTCCGGGCGGCTTCGCACAATTGCTTGCGACTCTGACTCAAGCTGGTGGTGGGAGCTCGGGAACTGGCTTTCCCAACCCTGACCAACCTGGCTCCTTCCCATTCGCATGCACTTATCCTCCTTTTAACTTCAATAAAGCAGCGTGA